A genomic segment from Malaclemys terrapin pileata isolate rMalTer1 chromosome 1, rMalTer1.hap1, whole genome shotgun sequence encodes:
- the LOC128830556 gene encoding tyrosine-protein phosphatase non-receptor type substrate 1-like isoform X1, with the protein MLPRELQLPRRETKLLVLLMFIFLLCHSGPMIQTTSIALNSTMVSVLQGETVKAVCAQNINETEGLAITLRRNGSSAELCYIQLGNYTFWSRNCTDRMNLEYNKLTKGVYAVMERVSVKQSGVYSCTLDKILPPPVRLLSQSHISLTVSALPVVEVFLASSSSIDKEITLTCSAWDFYPVDIQLSWSKDSQLLTNSTRNDSLFHNSNGSYSYISNLVVSKHDWNEFAQFFCQVNHSTLKMPVVKNLTLTQSGKAISDSNLHWIPVILLGVSAILVAIIVAKSMKLRFKSTSQSSAERRLPETAETHPPQESQSDTIYSLLTHYPESTL; encoded by the exons GGCCAATGATCCAAACCACATCCATTGCACTGAATTCAACGATGGTCTCAGTGTTACAGGGTGAAACAGTGAAAGCAGTCTGTGCGCAGAACATCAATGAAACGGAAGGGCTCGCTATAACTCTGAGAAGAAACGGCAGCTCTGCTGAGCTGTGTTACATACAGCTTGGAAATTACACATTTTGGAGCAGAAATTGCACAGACCGTATGAATCTAGAATACAATAAACTGACAAAAGGGGTTTATGCTGTTATGGAGAGAGTCTCTGTCAAACAGTCTGGTGTTTACAGCTGCACCTTGGACAAGATACTTCCCCCTCCTGTGAGACTGCTAAGCCAGTCTCACATTTCCCTCACAGTGTCAG CTCTTCCAGTGGTTGAGGTTTTTTTGGCCTCTTCTTCATCCATTGACAAGGAGATCACGTTAACTTGCAGTGCTTGGGACTTCTATCCTGTAGACATCCAGCTCTCCTGGAGTAAGGACAGCCAGTTGCTCACTAACTCAACAAGGAATGACTCTCTGTTCCACAATAGCAACGGGTCTTATTCCTATATAAGTAACCTTGTTGTTTCCAAACATGACTGGAATGAATTTGCCCAGTTTTTCTGCCAAGTAAATCACTCTACACTGAAAATGCCTGTTGTGAAAAACCTCACCCTGACCCAGTCTGGTAAAG CAATTTCAGATTCCAACCTGCACTGGATCCCTGTCATACTGCTTGGTGTCTCGGCAATATTGGTAGCAATAATTGTGGCAAAGTCTATGAAATTAA GATTCAAGTCCACATCACAGAGCTCCGCAGAAAGGAGATTGCCAGAGACAGCTGAGACACATCCTCCACAAGAAAGCCAGAGTGATACAATCTATTCATTGCTTACTCATTATCCAGAATCTACTTTATGA
- the LOC128830556 gene encoding tyrosine-protein phosphatase non-receptor type substrate 1-like isoform X2: MIQTTSIALNSTMVSVLQGETVKAVCAQNINETEGLAITLRRNGSSAELCYIQLGNYTFWSRNCTDRMNLEYNKLTKGVYAVMERVSVKQSGVYSCTLDKILPPPVRLLSQSHISLTVSALPVVEVFLASSSSIDKEITLTCSAWDFYPVDIQLSWSKDSQLLTNSTRNDSLFHNSNGSYSYISNLVVSKHDWNEFAQFFCQVNHSTLKMPVVKNLTLTQSGKAISDSNLHWIPVILLGVSAILVAIIVAKSMKLRFKSTSQSSAERRLPETAETHPPQESQSDTIYSLLTHYPESTL; the protein is encoded by the exons ATGATCCAAACCACATCCATTGCACTGAATTCAACGATGGTCTCAGTGTTACAGGGTGAAACAGTGAAAGCAGTCTGTGCGCAGAACATCAATGAAACGGAAGGGCTCGCTATAACTCTGAGAAGAAACGGCAGCTCTGCTGAGCTGTGTTACATACAGCTTGGAAATTACACATTTTGGAGCAGAAATTGCACAGACCGTATGAATCTAGAATACAATAAACTGACAAAAGGGGTTTATGCTGTTATGGAGAGAGTCTCTGTCAAACAGTCTGGTGTTTACAGCTGCACCTTGGACAAGATACTTCCCCCTCCTGTGAGACTGCTAAGCCAGTCTCACATTTCCCTCACAGTGTCAG CTCTTCCAGTGGTTGAGGTTTTTTTGGCCTCTTCTTCATCCATTGACAAGGAGATCACGTTAACTTGCAGTGCTTGGGACTTCTATCCTGTAGACATCCAGCTCTCCTGGAGTAAGGACAGCCAGTTGCTCACTAACTCAACAAGGAATGACTCTCTGTTCCACAATAGCAACGGGTCTTATTCCTATATAAGTAACCTTGTTGTTTCCAAACATGACTGGAATGAATTTGCCCAGTTTTTCTGCCAAGTAAATCACTCTACACTGAAAATGCCTGTTGTGAAAAACCTCACCCTGACCCAGTCTGGTAAAG CAATTTCAGATTCCAACCTGCACTGGATCCCTGTCATACTGCTTGGTGTCTCGGCAATATTGGTAGCAATAATTGTGGCAAAGTCTATGAAATTAA GATTCAAGTCCACATCACAGAGCTCCGCAGAAAGGAGATTGCCAGAGACAGCTGAGACACATCCTCCACAAGAAAGCCAGAGTGATACAATCTATTCATTGCTTACTCATTATCCAGAATCTACTTTATGA